From the genome of Pseudoxanthomonas sp.:
AACCACGCGGGATTTCTGCCACGTGGCCAATGCAGTGCAGGCCAACCTGTGCGCCGCGCTGGCGACGGACGACAACCGCAACCTGGTCTACAACGTGGCGGTCGGCCAGAGCAACAGCCTGAATGGCCTGTTCGATGGACTGGTGGCGCAACTGGAGGCCGTGGGTGTGCGCTATCGGCAACGCCCCGTGTATCGCGACTTCCGCGCCGGTGATGTACGCCACTCGCTGGCTGACATCCGCCGCGCCACCGAGCGGTTGGGCTACACGCCCACCCACACCCTGCCTGAAGGGCTACGCGAGGCGATGCCATGGTACGTGGAGTTCATCGCCGAGCAGGCGGCCTGTTGCAGTGCCTGATGCCGCTCGCGCCACGGTGAACCAGGCTGCGGCAAGCCTGCAATTCGTGGCCCGCGCACGACGGGCCATGGAGGCCACGGGGCTGCGCCCTTGCAACGTTGGTGAAGTCAGCATCGTGCTCTTCGACACGGTGGCCTGGGGTGAACTTGAACCCGACGCGTACCGGCTACTGGACGCCAATGAGCGCCGCCGTGCCGCGCGCTTCCGGTTTGAGCGCGACCGATGCACCTACGTGCTCGCGCACGCCATGTGGCGCGTGGTGCTGGGGATTTCCCTCGACGCGCCTCCGGGCGAGGTGCCGCTGCATTTCCTGCCTACAGGTCAACCGCACCTTCCCGGCACCCGCTTCACCACCAGCCTGAGTCACAGCGGCCCGGTGGTGCTCATTGCCGTGGGGCTGGTAGGAGCCCTGGGGATCGACGTCGAGCGCTGGCCATCACGCGTGTCGATGGACGCCCTCCTGCAGGTGATCTGCTCGCCCGAAGAACGCGGCCCATTGGGTGCGCTGCCGCCAGATCAACGCGAACGCGAACTGCTGCAACTCTGGACGCGGAAGGAAGCCTTGCTCAAGGCATGGGGCACCGGGCTGGAGCAGGCGCCTGCCAGCTTTTGGTCTCCGCCGGGCGGGATTTCCGTTCCGCCGCAGGGACTGATCGGGGTTCCATGCAAGGCGATTGATCTGACGCTTGCCGAAGGACACCTGGGCGCGCTTGCCGTATCGCTGGATGTCGCCCGATACCGGCTCTACACCGTGGCTCGCAACGCCTGACCAAGCGGCGGCGTGCCCCAAGCCCAGCAGAAAAATCAGTTCAGGTGTCCGCACCCGGATTCAATGCCCGTATCACCCAGTTGTACATCGCTATTTCATGGGGTAGGGACCGGTCCCCGGGGGGAGTGGCCTTCAGGTGCGGTGCTTTGATGATGAGTGGGGTGGGGCATGCGCCGTTTCGTATACGGACAAGCTGCTCGTTGGCTTCTGTTTCTTGGCGTTATCGAGTTGATGCTGCTGAGCGCCTCGATGTACGCGGCAACACATTTGCGTCTGCGCACGCCCGAGGAGTTCGATCAGTCCGTCCATTTCCTGCCGGCACAGGCGCTTCTGTTTGCGGTGCTGATCATGCTCGGCCTTGGGGCACTGGGCCAGTATCAAACCTACATGCGGGCAAGCTGGTTTGGCCTGCTTGCGCGTCAGGCGATCGGGTTTGGACTGGGTGGCTTCGGCCTAGTCGTGGCGTACTACGTTGTCCCGCAAGCCTACGTGGGGCGCGGCGTGCTGGGTATTGCGCTGGTCATTGGCTTCCTGGCCGTCACCGCCTTTCGTGCTGCTTTCATGCGGTTGGTGGAGATCGAGGCCTTCAAGCGCCGCGTGCTCGTGCTGGGGGCAGGCGAGCGTGCGTCGCTGATCCATTACCGCCTGCGCAGGCGCAGCGACCGACGGGGATTTTCCGTCGTCGGTTTCGTGCCTAGTCCGGGCGAAACGGTCGCCATACCGGCCGAGTTGCTGGTGACGCCGGAAAAACCGCTCCGCGAGTGGGCCGGGTTGCGCAGGGTGGATGAGATCGTGGTCGGGGTCGAGGATCGTCGCGGCAGTGTGCTGATGGAGGATCTGCTCGAATGCTGGCAGACCGGCATCGTGATCACCGACCTGACCACCTTCTTCGAACGTGAGGCCGGTCGCGTGCAGTTGTCCCTGACCCATCCGTCCTGGCTGGTTTACTCCGGCGGCTTCCACGCCACGCCATTACGTTTGTTCACCAAGCGCAGCTTCGATCTGATTGCTTCACTCACCGTGCTGATGCTGACCTGGCCGTTGATGCTGCTGGTGATGCTTGCCATCCGCATCGAGTCCGGCGCAGGCCAGCCGATCCTGTACCGGCAGGAGCGGGTCGGTATGCGCGGACGGACGTTCTGGCTGGTGAAGTTCCGCAGCATGCGCACCGATGCCGAACTGGATGGCGTGGCGCGCTGGGCCCGCGCAGGCGACGAGCGTGTGACGCGTGTCGGTCGCTTCACGCGCAAGGTGCGCCTGGATGAGTTGCCACAGCTCTGGAACGTATTGAAGGGCGAAATGAGCTTCATCGGGCCACGACCCGAGCGTCCTCAATTCGTTGCTGATCTCGGCAGGAGCATCAGCTACTACAACCTCCGCCACTGCCTCAAACCAGGCTTGGCCGGCTGGGCGCAGCTGCGCTATCCGTACGGAGCCTCCGAAGACGATGCAGCCGAGAAACTGAAGTACGACCTGTACTACGTCAAGAACCACAACCTGCTTTTCGACCTGCTGATCATGATTCAGACCGTTGAAGTCGTGATTTTCGGAACGGGCGCGCGTTAGGGCCATTGGCCAGCCGGTTCCAGTAGCGCGCGTGTGCATGAAGGCCCAGGGCATCGCCGCCGTGACGTCGTCTTCGATCGATGGACCGCAACAATTCCAGGAACAGTGTCAGATGCCAACGAAGGGAATTTCAGGAAACCTCAGGCGCATGGCCCATGACGGCGCCGAGTTGCCCGGTGTCCGGCTGCTGGCAAAGCCGGTGTATCGATTGATGTTCGACCGCGGAGCGCTGTCTTCGAATTCCTACTACGGCGTGTATCCCAGCCATGACGCGGCGCTCGCCCAGGCGCCGAAGACCCTGCCCACGGGCTATGACCTGCCGCGTGCGGCAGATCTCTACCACGAGCGGCTGGACAGCATCCTGCCAAGCGACTATCCGGTCCTGTTCTGGCTGTCGCAGATCTTCCTGTCAGGTCAACGCACGCTCTTCGACCTTGGTGGGCACATTGGAATCAGTTACTACGGCTTCCAGTCCTACATCGATTATCCCGATGACCTGCGCTGGCTGGTTTACGACCTGCCAGCGCTGGTGTCGGCCGGGCGTGAGTGGGCCGGCCAGCACGATACCGGTCGCAGGCTGGGCTTCACCCAGTCCCGCGAGGATGCCGATGGCTGCGCCATCCTGCTGGCGAGCGGGGTACTCCAGTATCTCGACTTCACCCTCCCGGAAATGCTGGGTTCCCTGCGGAATCCGCCCCGGCACGTGCTGGTCAACGTCACGCCGTTACATCCGGACCGGAGTTTTTTCACCCTGCAACGGATCGGGGAACTTTCCAGCTGCCCCTACCGGGTGATGGCCGTACCGGATTTCGTCGACGAGATGAAGGCGCTGGGCTACACGGTGGTCGATCGATGGGAGTCCTTCGAGCGCTACATGCGGATTCCGTTCGAGGGCGACCACTCGATCGACCGCTACTACGGCTTTTATTTCCAGCGTAGCTGACGACATCAGGAAAGGAAGGGAAAGACGTGAATGGTCAATGCGAACATCCCAGGGCAAGGCACCGGGCGCCTTGGGTCGCCATGGCCGTCGCGCTGCTCCTTGCCGCGAGCGGCAGCTTTGCAATGGGCTTGACCGTGGATCCGTTGGCGGCGACGAAAAGCCCATCCCTTGGATCGCACACCCTGCTTGTGCAAACCGACGGCGAGGGTGTCAACCCTGCGATCACCGCACCCGTTTCGACGCAGGAAGCAGGGAGTTCGCTGCTTGTCCTTGTCGGTGGATTCGCAAGCAATGCCAGCCTTCCATCCGACACCTATGGCAACACATGGGTGCGCCGGGATCCGGTCGTGACCTACAACGGGTATGGCGGGCGCTTCAACACCGCCGCGTACGTGGCGCTTTCGGCCAGGGGCGGCGCAGGCCATCGGGTGCGCCTTGCCAAGGAGGGTGAGGAGGCCGGTGAAATCACCGCGCCCTTCATCGAGATCCGCAATGCAGGCGTCCTCCAGGACGTCGCCCAGAACTATCCAACGCCCGACCTGATGAGCCGACTCACCGGGAAGGTCCGGCATGTGCTGGATGGTGCGAACGAAAACGGCGGACGCGCCGACCTGACCAGTGCCAGCGTGACCACGACCGGGCCGGCCACCCTGGTGGCGGTGTGGTGGGGCGATGCGTACGTCTATCGGATGACGGCCGTCCCCAACAATGGCTTCAAGGTGATCGACCGCTTCCTTGAGCTGCCGCCGAACAGTGGCGTGCAGTGTGCCGTGGCAGTCAGGCAGGTGGATCGGGCTGGCAGCTATCAGGTCACCTGGAGTGGCACGCCGGCGCAGGGCGCAATTCTGTGGTTGTTCGCGTTCCAGGCAAAACGTTAGCGGAGTCCCGATTCGCAGCCACGGGAGTTCCTGTTGCGCCTGGCACGGCGATCAAACATCCACGCGGCGCGATACAGGACGTATTCGATGGAAGTCGCCACCGGCCAG
Proteins encoded in this window:
- a CDS encoding 4'-phosphopantetheinyl transferase superfamily protein; translated protein: MPDAARATVNQAAASLQFVARARRAMEATGLRPCNVGEVSIVLFDTVAWGELEPDAYRLLDANERRRAARFRFERDRCTYVLAHAMWRVVLGISLDAPPGEVPLHFLPTGQPHLPGTRFTTSLSHSGPVVLIAVGLVGALGIDVERWPSRVSMDALLQVICSPEERGPLGALPPDQRERELLQLWTRKEALLKAWGTGLEQAPASFWSPPGGISVPPQGLIGVPCKAIDLTLAEGHLGALAVSLDVARYRLYTVARNA
- a CDS encoding TIGR03013 family XrtA/PEP-CTERM system glycosyltransferase, with the translated sequence MRRFVYGQAARWLLFLGVIELMLLSASMYAATHLRLRTPEEFDQSVHFLPAQALLFAVLIMLGLGALGQYQTYMRASWFGLLARQAIGFGLGGFGLVVAYYVVPQAYVGRGVLGIALVIGFLAVTAFRAAFMRLVEIEAFKRRVLVLGAGERASLIHYRLRRRSDRRGFSVVGFVPSPGETVAIPAELLVTPEKPLREWAGLRRVDEIVVGVEDRRGSVLMEDLLECWQTGIVITDLTTFFEREAGRVQLSLTHPSWLVYSGGFHATPLRLFTKRSFDLIASLTVLMLTWPLMLLVMLAIRIESGAGQPILYRQERVGMRGRTFWLVKFRSMRTDAELDGVARWARAGDERVTRVGRFTRKVRLDELPQLWNVLKGEMSFIGPRPERPQFVADLGRSISYYNLRHCLKPGLAGWAQLRYPYGASEDDAAEKLKYDLYYVKNHNLLFDLLIMIQTVEVVIFGTGAR
- a CDS encoding TIGR04325 family methyltransferase; the protein is MKAQGIAAVTSSSIDGPQQFQEQCQMPTKGISGNLRRMAHDGAELPGVRLLAKPVYRLMFDRGALSSNSYYGVYPSHDAALAQAPKTLPTGYDLPRAADLYHERLDSILPSDYPVLFWLSQIFLSGQRTLFDLGGHIGISYYGFQSYIDYPDDLRWLVYDLPALVSAGREWAGQHDTGRRLGFTQSREDADGCAILLASGVLQYLDFTLPEMLGSLRNPPRHVLVNVTPLHPDRSFFTLQRIGELSSCPYRVMAVPDFVDEMKALGYTVVDRWESFERYMRIPFEGDHSIDRYYGFYFQRS